GCCTGGTTGGTTGCAAACGTTCGGAAACTTGTATTTTCTCCTTGCTTCCTGCTTTCCGCAATTTTATGTTTTCCAAGAGTCTGGTAGGTAGCTGCTTTTTGACAATTACAGCGACTCATTTGTATCGCATTTTATATCGCATTTTAGATGGTATCTGCAGCATCTAGTAGAAGAACTCCGCTAAAATCTGTTGAGTATATTGAAGACAAATCCAACAGTTTCTACATTAGGTAGATGGAGTTGTGACTGCCTGTATAACATAAGAATTCAAATGTTTTTGAGATTCAAAAAGCAGAGTTGGAATCTTCTTTGTTCAGCAGCTCTCATTTGTATGTTAGCCCAATCTTTAGACATTTACGCCAATGCTAAAGATGACTTGGTAGGTGGCATATCTTTTGCACTTATAGTTGGTTAACTAATCACGGGAATACAGGTACTTCCTATATTTGCTTGTAGCATATTTAAGACTAATTTATCTTTGCTTGATTTACAGACATGCAAAACAGTTTTCATTGACTGTCTAGTAGAATATTGCGGATCCATACGGCAGGTTGCACTTTGCTTAAATGTTGGGGAACGGAacattgccaaaaaaaaataaaattgaattaTCGTGGAGGAACTCTGCTCTGATTTCTTCTTTCTACAGGCAATCAGTTTTTACATCGTCGTTGGAATTATACAGCTGACAAACCAATAGCCCCAAGGGGTGTCTTTCCTTGGCCTGCCTCAAAGTAGAAAATTAGCATAGCTACCATAGCAAGTCTTGCGTGCTTAATCTCTGCTAACTTTAGTCTCTCAAGCTTCTCATTGTCAGGAATGTAAACTCCATCCCTGAGTGTTCCAGCAACTCCCAGTGGGTCGAAGAATTTTCCGCCAGGATAGCCTTGTTCACCAGTAGCATTTGCGAAGTTTTCAGCAGTTCTAGACCATGGTGTGGCCCATTCTACAGATTGTGAGTCAGGGTTGAAAAAATCAACCCATCTTTTGCTCTCAACCCACCCCATGAGTAGGAGTTGAGTACCGAGGAGCGAACCAAAGGAGAAGGGTGCAATGGCACCAGGGTCAGCGCCAGCTTGAAACCATGGGATACCACTCCATGCCTGGCCAACAAAGATTCCAACAACCGCAGTCATTGCCCATCTGCCATGAATGAGCTCAGCTTCTCTATACCATTTCAAGAATGCTGGATCCTTGCCAAGACCAAGTGGATCAAAACCGTAGTCACCAGGGAGCCTGCGATGCATAGATCCAGCTAACATAAATCACATGATATAGGAGACTGGGTAGAGTGGGATGCAGGGAGTAAAAAATATACAGCAGGAGCacgaaaaagtttttttttattaaataaactagaaaatgTTAGTACAGCAGTTGTCATAACTCTAGCGAAAGAGGTAGTCAAAGGGAAAGAGTGAAAGGTTGCTTACGAGCCATCGAGATGCTCAGGGTCAAGGATGCCTGGACCAGTTCTAACACCAGGAATCCATGACTTCTTgggaggacgagcagctaccACAACTAATCTCTTTGGAGCAACAGCAGCAGCACCACCGACTCTAGCTGCAGTTGGTGAAGCCAGCAGGGCCTGACTTTTCTTTCCACCAGTCAAGAAGGGAGAGCCCAATCCATTTAGTACTGCAGCAGATGTGGCAGCCATAGCCTCGCTCCCTTTTACTTGTTACCCTTCTCTTACTTTGTGCAGAAAGATTAGTGGTGAACGGTGACACCAAAATATTATTGTTGGTCTCAAGTTTGTTGGCTACTAAATGCAGACTTGGCTTGTTATATGGTCATGGGGGAACCTGAGAGGGTAGGGGGAGGATCAAAAGAGGAGCTTCCTGAGGAGCCAAGTAGGATGAGTGAAATCCAACATCTCTGTTGGATAGATTTCGGACCAATGAGATGATGAGCTCCATCTGCACCCACCGTATTTGTCTATTCCACGTGGACCATTCATTCTcctctagtttttttttttgtagttaaCGCAGTTACTGCTAGATGAATTGAGCTCCCTAAGCATCTGAGGAGGATACTTCGAGATTTTCTCTCTGATCCTCAATATTGTTCACAGGTTTTTGTgatcttaaaacatgatttcGTACTTGAACAATCATAGCATGCAAAAGCGTGCTAAATTTGAACGTTGGAAGCAACGCTAACAAATATTCTTTTCTGATAAGAAGAAATTGGCCTTTAAAACATTAACATTTCCAGTCAAGCAGTGAAAATGTTGTCGTTAAAAATCATTCATGGCTAAATCATCCCTGATTTGTGATACCAAAGCTTTACACGCGGGGTCAAGATTTAGCAGAAAAAGTGACGGTAATTAAGTGttcaaacaaaaccaaaaaaattagaCTAAGAACTGTAATGATACTCTTGCAAGGTTTTGGAGTGGGTTTGTTCGTGGCACAGTCTATGGATGATCATGAAGCAACGTTACTGCCCATTATCAGATTATTATACGACTGCAAGATTCTAAATGCAGTAACCCACTCTGTTTccttgattaaaaaaaaaaaaaaggccctCTCTGTTGTAAAAGAATTAAGGATGGATCAAGCACTCAAAAGGCCCTCTCTGCAAGAAAGACTGCAGGAAGATTTCAGCCTGTCCAGTAAGAGATTTCGTGATGCTGATATTCTAATATTCTTTAGTCAGAACAGAAGAAGACATCATCCCTGCTGATTACTCATTCCTGATTCCTCCATAGGGTACTTAAAAAACAGCAATGGTCACATACGCAACTTACAACAGAAGGGCTGCTCTTCCATGCGATTCAGACAAGTTTTCATTGTCTCAAAAACTTGCATGAtacaaagccaaaaaaaaagagtttcgTATTTTGTGCTAGTtctaaaaccaaaaaaatgagcaaaagcaaaaataaaaacactCTGCGTCGtactaatttttcttttacttaatTGTCGCAACTCTCGTTAGGAATTCTAATTGCTTCGTGTAATTTACCTTTGGAGGAGTTGAAGAATCCTCATGATGCACGAAACGAATCTTTGCTACTCTCTTTCTATTTCTTTCATACGTCACCAAGTCATTGTATTCTTTCCTTACTGTTGTTTTAAAGCTATACTGATGCTAACATTCAAGGACCACGGCAATTCCTTCTTGCCTCCATCAAGAACTTATCATGTCAATGGCTTGCTCCAGTTACCTAGCTGATGCTTCGCTTTACTTCTAATTCAAGAAAGACCCGGCCTCTTTTTTCCATGCGGGCTCTGTTGAAATTGCATCTCAGGCACAGTATTGTTAACAAGGTTGAAACTGAGGCAGCAGGTTAAGCAGGGCAACGGAAGACCTTGGCTGGTACAAAGGTAAATAGCAACAAATGAATGGCCCTCCATTGTTTACCAATATTCATCGGTTTAATGCAAAGGCAAGCTGCGATGCATAATCCTATGGCAGTGCAAGGCCAAGTCTATTAAGTTCCAAATGGGTAAGAACAGCACTTCAAAAATTTGAAGTACGCAATGTAATCTACATTTGACCACAGCTACGTAAGTTACTGAATGGTCAACTCGATTCAATTTCTATTCGTCGTTTCGTACGCATTTTAGAAGTACCAGCAATTTTTAATTCTTCCCTTGTACTATCCTCTCAAGTCTCAATCCACAGCCCCACAACCACTAGCAGTTTGATGTTGTCGCCACTCGCCACCGGCTACTCACTCAATTCTCAATAGTTCCATTGTCAATGTCAATTTCCTCACCTTTAAACCAAATTTAAGCCTTGAACCATAAAACAACCTTCAAAGTTTTTAGCTTTATGACCTTGTCCATTTCTTAATCTGGAATGATGGCTGATTGCCTCTGTAGTATTCTCAACTCCCGCGCTATCACCAGCCTCTCCCTCCTCATCCCTTGCTGTCCACCTCAGAATCCCTTTATTTCCCCCCAAGCTCTTTCCTTTGCCAACCCCAGGGTTCcaagaagaaggaaagaaaagcaaCTTTTGTTCTGTATAAGTAATAATGAACCGTcttcctcaatttcttcctcatCGAAATTTGACATCATTTCCACCCGTGGTACTGGCACTAAATTTGCTCTCTTTCGCCACTTGTGCGTTTACCTATCCTTCTATGTCTTATTGGGTTTTTGGATTTAGATTAATTTCGTCTTTCTTTGTGTGTCTATGAGTCTATCATTATTTGTTAAAGTTAAGGGCTTTGCAGTTGCTTCTTTATCTGATATAGTATCTGTTTGTTTTGTATTTGTGACTTTGTGCATTTTTGTGGCAGAGCATTCTGATGGTAGTATAGTCTTTCAGTTTGGGGACCCCCGTGAGGCTATGAAGGATGATGAATTAAAGCAATCCAGTTTGAGCAATAAAGGAGGGGAAAGTGACGGTCAGGTGGAATCTAGGGTGGTGAAGGTTTTGGATGGTGATCACGAGAGGAAGGTTATAGTCAAAAAAATGGAAAGAGAAGTCAGGGTTCACAGCTCAAATTTGGTCGCTGATAGTGGCACTTCAGGGGTTGTTAGTACTAATGAAGAGAGCAGTACTAGTAGTTTTCTGGAAGGACCTAGTAAATCAAGTGAGAAGTTAAATGCTGAAGTGCCTGTTTCTGGTTTAAGTGTAGAAAAAGGTTGGAACGTTTCTAGTTCCGAGTTAAATGCAAATACTCTTATAGATGCCGATGATACTCTGTCAACTGTCTCTGTGCTTGAAAAACGTAGTAAAAAAGAAAGTGGCGAAACTTCTGAGGCATTACTTGATGGTAAAGGAGATAATGAAGTTCTGCAACAGTTGGTATCTGTGAAGCCTGATTCGCCTACAGAAGTAACAGATACTGTTCACCAGGAAAGTGATTCCGAGAGTGTTGAACTTCTGGATTTGCCTGGAGATAGTGAGTCTCATAGTTTAGAATCTGGGATAAATAATATAATCATGGATGATAGCAGTGACAGTGACACCATTGAAGTCATGCCTGTGTCTCCTGAAACTGATGCTGAACCAACTCTTGATGAGGAAGCTGGTTGTATTGCAGTTGACACTTTTGGAGAAGAAGATACATCCATCCAAATATCAGAGGTCAGCTATGCATTTTATGTTGGTGTTAATATGATCACAGATGCATGtcaatttttctgttctctgcAAGTGTTTGGTGATTTGCATGACATGAGgaaatggtgaaatttttgtTATTGGCATTGGATAATTGTTTGGTAAGGTTTATGTTAATTTGGCTGGCTTTCTTGTAAAGTGGCTGGGAACCCAGGTATGACTAATTAAAGTATGCAAGTCATAAAACTGAAGCATGTTGAGTGTATTGGGAGGTAGCTTGTAGCATACATGCGTTTAGTTTTATCTACCTTTTGAGTTTACTTCTGCCTACACATggccctccccccccccccccccccggggggGCACGCTTTTATTCAATATCATTAAATATCATTGCTTAAAAACATGAATTGTCAACAATAACAACCAGTTTTGAGAGCAACATACTTCTCATTTGTGATTATGATAGCTGAATTTCATCCTAGTTTACACGCTTTGGCAGATCAAAAGTGACCAGTCAATCGTACTCTCAGAAGCAGGAATAGGTCTGGACAAGTTACAAAGAAGTGACAATTCTGAAACATCAAGTCTTGAAATCATACAATTGGAATCCCCGGAAGTTCCAGTGGATGGGTATCCCGCTCAATCTCGCTTATAAGATGCTTCAGTTATCCATTGTTGTGCTCTTGTGTTAACAATTTGAACGACTATCTTCATTAATAAGATGTCCTTTGTAGTCAATATAATGCTGGGAAAAATATGAAAGGTATTAGGAAAGACTTTCTTCTTTAGGAAAGGAATTATCCAGTTTgtgaatcaggttttctttccCTAGTGAGAACCAGTCATTGCATTTCCCTCACTATGagcaattttgacatttttccaCATAGCTTTGGTGCTGCTTTTACTAATATTTCCCGGTTGATGTTTCAGAAATCAGAGAATTGTATCTTGGGTTAAATGAGCATGTAATTAATtatgtttcttccttttttttttgttcaattctTAACAGTGAGGAAATCCCCATAGCAGAAATTGTTTTATCATCTGCTGCTGCATTGTTGCCACATCCCGCTAAGGTACATCTTGCATTTACACAATCTGGCGACAGTTTATGTTTTAAATTAGAAGAACAATGTTTTGGTTTTATGTCTGAACATCACTTGTTAGGTCCTCTGGATAGCCCCTTTTAAGTGGTTTTCTGTTTGCAAACCTCCATGGCATTGCTTTAAAGCACGTTCCTGGTTTGGCAAAGAATTATCTATATATAGTTAGGAAATTATAAAGGGAATGAACTGCTGCGATTCAATCAATTATAATTTGAGTCCCCATTGGTTCTTTCTGGTTCTTGAATGTCTTGGCTTTAGCAATTGATTGGAACTTTTAATAGAATAATAAATAAGTTATTAGCCTGTCTTTGTTATGATAGTAAACATTGTTATGCAGTAAGTGATTcaatagaaaataattttcagCTATTGACGGGTGGAGAGGATGCATACTTTATCTCTGGCCGATATTGGTTGGGAATAGCAGATGGGGTTGGCCAATGGTCGGATCACGGTAAGCTCCCTATTATTATTTTGCACTGTTTGCAGAACCTGTAATGAgttggcttcttttttttttttttaacttctaatcttCTTTACTGGTCTCTCTTAAATGAACATGTGATCACTACACCTATTTCTTCTAAGGCAATTTTTCAGAGTTTTCAAGACGGCTAGTTTTGCCTCTGCAGAAAGAATAATGTAGTGTT
This portion of the Coffea arabica cultivar ET-39 chromosome 2e, Coffea Arabica ET-39 HiFi, whole genome shotgun sequence genome encodes:
- the LOC113731694 gene encoding uncharacterized protein isoform X3, translating into MMADCLCSILNSRAITSLSLLIPCCPPQNPFISPQALSFANPRVPRRRKEKQLLFCISNNEPSSSISSSSKFDIISTREHSDGSIVFQFGDPREAMKDDELKQSSLSNKGGESDGQVESRVVKVLDGDHERKVIVKKMEREVRVHSSNLVADSGTSGVVSTNEESSTSSFLEGPSKSSEKLNAEVPVSGLSVEKGWNVSSSELNANTLIDADDTLSTVSVLEKRSKKESGETSEALLDGKGDNEVLQQLVSVKPDSPTEVTDTVHQESDSESVELLDLPGDSESHSLESGINNIIMDDSSDSDTIEVMPVSPETDAEPTLDEEAGCIAVDTFGEEDTSIQISEIKSDQSIVLSEAGIGLDKLQRSDNSETSSLEIIQLESPEVPVDGEEIPIAEIVLSSAAALLPHPAKLLTGGEDAYFISGRYWLGIADGVGQWSDHGIDPGVYARELMDNCKKIVSEGNGSIRATPEEVLSLSVAKSQSPGSSTVLVAHFDGQALHVVNIGDSGFLILRNGVVFERSYRMTYKFNFPYQIQRGGDPSELLEEYEIELEEGDVIIIATDGLFDNLYEQEIVSIVSASLSAGRRPKVCCILIKISEF
- the LOC113731694 gene encoding uncharacterized protein isoform X5, which encodes MKDDELKQSSLSNKGGESDGQVESRVVKVLDGDHERKVIVKKMEREVRVHSSNLVADSGTSGVVSTNEESSTSSFLEGPSKSSEKLNAEVPVSGLSVEKGWNVSSSELNANTLIDADDTLSTVSVLEKRSKKESGETSEALLDGKGDNEVLQQLVSVKPDSPTEVTDTVHQESDSESVELLDLPGDSESHSLESGINNIIMDDSSDSDTIEVMPVSPETDAEPTLDEEAGCIAVDTFGEEDTSIQISEIKSDQSIVLSEAGIGLDKLQRSDNSETSSLEIIQLESPEVPVDGEEIPIAEIVLSSAAALLPHPAKLLTGGEDAYFISGRYWLGIADGVGQWSDHGIDPGVYARELMDNCKKIVSEGNGSIRATPEEVLSLSVAKSQSPGSSTVLVAHFDGQALHVVNIGDSGFLILRNGVVFERSYRMTYKFNFPYQIQRGGDPSELLEEYEIELEEGDVIIIATDGLFDNLYEQEIVSIVSASLSAGRRPKRIAKMLAAGAQEVGKSSTERCPFADAARAAGHARRHSGGKLDDVTVIVSLVRKEYSTHGRGL
- the LOC113731694 gene encoding uncharacterized protein isoform X2 translates to MMADCLCSILNSRAITSLSLLIPCCPPQNPFISPQALSFANPRVPRRRKEKQLLFCISNNEPSSSISSSSKFDIISTREHSDGSIVFQFGDPREAMKDDELKQSSLSNKGGESDGQVESRVVKVLDGDHERKVIVKKMEREVRVHSSNLVADSGTSGVVSTNEESSTSSFLEGPSKSSEKLNAEVPVSGLSVEKGWNVSSSELNANTLIDADDTLSTVSVLEKRSKKESGETSEALLDGKGDNEVLQQLVSVKPDSPTEVTDTVHQESDSESVELLDLPGDSESHSLESGINNIIMDDSSDSDTIEVMPVSPETDAEPTLDEEAGCIAVDTFGEEDTSIQISEIKSDQSIVLSEAGIGLDKLQRSDNSETSSLEIIQLESPEVPVDGEEIPIAEIVLSSAAALLPHPAKLLTGGEDAYFISGRYWLGIADGVGQWSDHGIDPGVYARELMDNCKKIVSEGNGSIRATPEEVLSLSVAKSQSPGSSTVLVAHFDGQALHVVNIGDSGFLILRNGVVFERSYRMTYKFNFPYQIQRGGDPSELLERIAKMLAAGAQEVGKSSTERCPFADAARAAGHARRHSGGKLDDVTVIVSLVRKEYSTHGRGL
- the LOC113731692 gene encoding chlorophyll a-b binding protein CP24 10A, chloroplastic-like yields the protein MAATSAAVLNGLGSPFLTGGKKSQALLASPTAARVGGAAAVAPKRLVVVAARPPKKSWIPGVRTGPGILDPEHLDGSLPGDYGFDPLGLGKDPAFLKWYREAELIHGRWAMTAVVGIFVGQAWSGIPWFQAGADPGAIAPFSFGSLLGTQLLLMGWVESKRWVDFFNPDSQSVEWATPWSRTAENFANATGEQGYPGGKFFDPLGVAGTLRDGVYIPDNEKLERLKLAEIKHARLAMVAMLIFYFEAGQGKTPLGAIGLSAV
- the LOC113731694 gene encoding uncharacterized protein isoform X1; the encoded protein is MMADCLCSILNSRAITSLSLLIPCCPPQNPFISPQALSFANPRVPRRRKEKQLLFCISNNEPSSSISSSSKFDIISTREHSDGSIVFQFGDPREAMKDDELKQSSLSNKGGESDGQVESRVVKVLDGDHERKVIVKKMEREVRVHSSNLVADSGTSGVVSTNEESSTSSFLEGPSKSSEKLNAEVPVSGLSVEKGWNVSSSELNANTLIDADDTLSTVSVLEKRSKKESGETSEALLDGKGDNEVLQQLVSVKPDSPTEVTDTVHQESDSESVELLDLPGDSESHSLESGINNIIMDDSSDSDTIEVMPVSPETDAEPTLDEEAGCIAVDTFGEEDTSIQISEIKSDQSIVLSEAGIGLDKLQRSDNSETSSLEIIQLESPEVPVDGEEIPIAEIVLSSAAALLPHPAKLLTGGEDAYFISGRYWLGIADGVGQWSDHGIDPGVYARELMDNCKKIVSEGNGSIRATPEEVLSLSVAKSQSPGSSTVLVAHFDGQALHVVNIGDSGFLILRNGVVFERSYRMTYKFNFPYQIQRGGDPSELLEEYEIELEEGDVIIIATDGLFDNLYEQEIVSIVSASLSAGRRPKRIAKMLAAGAQEVGKSSTERCPFADAARAAGHARRHSGGKLDDVTVIVSLVRKEYSTHGRGL
- the LOC113731694 gene encoding uncharacterized protein isoform X4, producing MEHSDGSIVFQFGDPREAMKDDELKQSSLSNKGGESDGQVESRVVKVLDGDHERKVIVKKMEREVRVHSSNLVADSGTSGVVSTNEESSTSSFLEGPSKSSEKLNAEVPVSGLSVEKGWNVSSSELNANTLIDADDTLSTVSVLEKRSKKESGETSEALLDGKGDNEVLQQLVSVKPDSPTEVTDTVHQESDSESVELLDLPGDSESHSLESGINNIIMDDSSDSDTIEVMPVSPETDAEPTLDEEAGCIAVDTFGEEDTSIQISEIKSDQSIVLSEAGIGLDKLQRSDNSETSSLEIIQLESPEVPVDGEEIPIAEIVLSSAAALLPHPAKLLTGGEDAYFISGRYWLGIADGVGQWSDHGIDPGVYARELMDNCKKIVSEGNGSIRATPEEVLSLSVAKSQSPGSSTVLVAHFDGQALHVVNIGDSGFLILRNGVVFERSYRMTYKFNFPYQIQRGGDPSELLEEYEIELEEGDVIIIATDGLFDNLYEQEIVSIVSASLSAGRRPKRIAKMLAAGAQEVGKSSTERCPFADAARAAGHARRHSGGKLDDVTVIVSLVRKEYSTHGRGL